In Cupriavidus taiwanensis, the following are encoded in one genomic region:
- a CDS encoding sensor histidine kinase produces MRHPVLLWRRGSLRRQLLLLLLPALAAMMAIDTWLTYGTLRDAANTAYDRSLYGSIRAIDNAIGMAGDNVQLTLPDAAMEIFETAAQTHVFYRVSTERAGQVETVTGYNDLPLPRGPLVNNQPRFYDAEYRGEAVRIAAMARPVYRPDARMRVIIQVAETAEPRSALIGSVWRSALARDLLLIVLSAAILVLGVSYVLRPLARVRDDVEARSPEDLTPLAFERVPAEVRPLVDAVNLHVSRSAAMAQSQAQFIADAAHQLRTPLAILKTQAEYAQRQLNAPAPDPEAARAAAGEAVGGIVTQLEQAARLTNQLLALARVRQHHGDAAQPGEAGEGLDLIDAVTVAEQVALDYLPLARGKQQDFGWEPVPGLALPVRADPALLREALANLVHNAIQYSPRGSRITLSATRAGDHACLVVEDDGPGIPAEEREKVFARFYRRVGNAQPGSGLGLAISREMAARFGGTVELGEGAQGTGVRAVLRLPVGG; encoded by the coding sequence ATGCGGCACCCGGTGCTGCTGTGGCGCCGCGGCAGCCTGCGCCGGCAACTGCTGTTGCTGCTGCTGCCTGCACTCGCCGCGATGATGGCGATCGACACCTGGCTGACCTACGGCACCCTGCGCGACGCCGCCAACACCGCCTACGACCGCTCGCTCTACGGCTCGATCCGAGCCATCGACAATGCCATCGGCATGGCCGGCGACAACGTCCAGCTGACGCTGCCCGACGCCGCCATGGAGATCTTCGAGACCGCGGCGCAGACCCATGTGTTCTACCGCGTCTCGACCGAGCGCGCCGGCCAGGTCGAGACCGTGACCGGCTACAACGACCTGCCGCTGCCGCGCGGCCCGCTGGTCAACAACCAGCCGCGCTTCTACGACGCCGAATACCGGGGCGAGGCGGTGCGCATTGCCGCGATGGCGCGGCCGGTGTACCGGCCCGACGCGCGCATGCGCGTGATCATCCAGGTGGCCGAAACCGCCGAGCCGCGCAGCGCATTGATCGGCTCGGTGTGGCGCAGCGCGCTGGCGCGCGACCTGCTGCTGATCGTGCTGAGCGCCGCCATCCTGGTGCTTGGCGTCAGCTACGTGCTGCGCCCGCTGGCGCGCGTGCGCGACGACGTCGAGGCGCGCTCGCCCGAGGACCTGACCCCGCTCGCGTTCGAGCGCGTGCCCGCCGAGGTGCGCCCGCTGGTCGATGCGGTCAACCTGCATGTGTCGCGCTCGGCCGCGATGGCGCAGTCGCAGGCGCAGTTCATCGCCGATGCCGCGCACCAGCTGCGCACGCCGCTGGCCATCCTCAAGACCCAGGCCGAGTACGCCCAGCGCCAGCTCAACGCCCCCGCCCCCGACCCCGAAGCCGCGCGCGCGGCCGCCGGCGAAGCCGTGGGCGGCATCGTCACCCAGCTGGAGCAGGCCGCGCGGCTGACCAACCAGCTGCTGGCGCTGGCGCGGGTACGCCAGCACCACGGCGACGCCGCGCAGCCCGGCGAGGCCGGCGAAGGCCTCGACCTGATCGACGCCGTCACCGTCGCCGAGCAGGTGGCGCTGGACTACCTGCCGCTGGCACGCGGCAAGCAGCAGGACTTCGGCTGGGAGCCGGTGCCGGGGCTGGCGCTGCCGGTGCGCGCCGATCCCGCGCTGCTGCGCGAGGCGCTCGCCAACCTGGTCCACAACGCGATCCAGTACTCGCCGCGCGGCAGCCGCATCACGCTGTCGGCGACGCGTGCGGGCGATCACGCCTGCCTGGTGGTCGAGGACGATGGGCCCGGCATCCCGGCTGAAGAACGCGAGAAGGTCTTTGCGCGGTTCTACCGGCGGGTGGGGAATGCGCAGCCCGGCTCGGGGCTGGGGCTGGCGATTTCGCGGGAGATGGCGGCGCGGTTCGGGGGGACGGTGGAGTTGGGGGAGGGGGCGCAGGGCACCGGGGTGCGGGCGGTGTTGAGGTTGCCGGTTGGCGGGTAG
- a CDS encoding ABC transporter substrate-binding protein: MSAAWPLHAQSRPPAPPPGYPSGYDATIAGALREGMVTVYASTDLDVARPLITAFEARYPGIRVHYQDLNTVELNQRFLAETAALSGQPPGPGAAFADVLWSTAMDLQIKLVNDGHAQRYASPERAGLPGWAVWRDEAWGTTFEPAVIVYNRHHLAGMRPPRSRSGLARLLQEHAPRWHGKVVTYDVERSGVGYLLAQQDARMGSEFWYLAQALGRAGVQLSASTAEMIERIASGELVMGYNLLGSYALSLMQRGAAIDVIAPSDYTLVMSRVAFIARRAPRPNAARLWLDYLLSREGQALLAKSTSQLYTIRTDTDSVHTAAALSERLGYALKPISVGPGLLAAQDGMRKRAFLARWREAMRG, translated from the coding sequence TTGTCGGCGGCATGGCCGCTGCATGCCCAGTCCAGGCCGCCGGCACCGCCGCCGGGGTATCCGTCCGGGTATGACGCGACCATTGCCGGCGCGCTGCGCGAAGGCATGGTCACGGTGTACGCGTCGACCGACCTGGACGTGGCACGGCCGCTGATCACGGCATTCGAGGCGCGCTATCCCGGCATCCGCGTGCACTACCAGGACCTCAACACGGTCGAGCTCAACCAGCGCTTCCTGGCCGAGACCGCGGCGCTGTCCGGTCAGCCCCCTGGCCCCGGAGCAGCTTTTGCCGACGTGCTGTGGAGCACCGCCATGGACCTGCAGATCAAGCTGGTCAACGACGGCCATGCGCAGCGCTACGCCTCGCCCGAGCGCGCCGGCCTGCCGGGCTGGGCGGTGTGGCGCGACGAGGCCTGGGGCACCACCTTCGAGCCCGCGGTGATCGTCTACAACCGCCACCACCTGGCCGGCATGCGCCCGCCGCGCAGCCGCAGCGGCCTGGCGCGGCTGCTGCAGGAGCATGCGCCGCGCTGGCACGGCAAGGTGGTGACCTATGACGTGGAGCGTTCGGGGGTGGGCTACCTGCTGGCGCAGCAGGACGCGCGCATGGGCAGCGAGTTCTGGTACCTGGCGCAGGCGCTGGGCCGGGCCGGGGTGCAGCTGTCGGCATCGACCGCGGAGATGATCGAACGCATCGCCAGCGGCGAGCTGGTGATGGGCTACAACCTGCTGGGGTCCTATGCCTTGTCGCTGATGCAGCGCGGCGCGGCCATCGATGTGATCGCGCCGAGCGACTACACGCTGGTGATGTCGCGCGTGGCCTTTATCGCGCGGCGTGCGCCGCGGCCCAATGCGGCGCGGCTGTGGCTGGACTACCTGCTGTCGCGCGAGGGCCAGGCGCTGCTGGCCAAGTCGACCTCGCAGCTCTATACCATCCGCACCGATACCGACAGCGTGCATACGGCCGCGGCGCTGTCGGAGCGGCTCGGCTACGCGCTCAAGCCGATCAGCGTCGGCCCGGGCCTGCTGGCGGCGCAGGACGGCATGCGCAAGCGCGCGTTCCTGGCGCGCTGGCGCGAGGCCATGCGCGGCTAG
- a CDS encoding TetR family transcriptional regulator, with translation MVRRTKEEALETRHRILDAAEAVFHARGVARPSLADIAEAAGVTRGAIYWHFKNKSDVFAAMCDRVHLPVEALCEPERLARQEDPLGGIRDICAYVMRQTVVNPRWRRVFEIIFHKCEMVQDNGAIFERQRQSHQEGLVKMREHLRLALERGQLPADLDLDLAVNAFHAAVGGVLAHWLFSPQDFDLDANAERLSDAFIDTLKFSPALRHGYVPRPMAELDQELSTLCRQVCAGVQDGGLDTPDLVP, from the coding sequence ATGGTCAGACGCACCAAGGAAGAGGCGCTTGAAACGCGCCACCGGATACTCGACGCGGCCGAAGCCGTGTTCCACGCCCGCGGCGTGGCACGCCCGTCGCTGGCCGACATTGCCGAGGCGGCGGGGGTCACCCGCGGCGCGATCTACTGGCACTTCAAGAACAAGAGCGACGTGTTCGCCGCCATGTGCGACCGTGTCCACCTGCCGGTCGAGGCGCTGTGCGAGCCGGAACGGCTGGCGCGCCAGGAAGACCCGCTCGGCGGCATCCGCGACATCTGCGCCTATGTGATGCGCCAGACCGTGGTCAACCCGCGCTGGCGCCGGGTCTTCGAGATCATCTTCCACAAGTGCGAAATGGTGCAGGACAACGGCGCCATCTTCGAGCGCCAGCGCCAGTCGCACCAGGAAGGGCTGGTCAAGATGCGCGAGCACCTGCGCCTGGCGCTGGAGCGCGGCCAGCTGCCCGCCGACCTGGACCTGGACCTCGCCGTCAACGCCTTCCACGCCGCGGTGGGCGGGGTGCTGGCGCACTGGCTGTTCTCGCCGCAGGACTTCGACCTCGACGCCAACGCCGAGCGCCTGTCCGACGCCTTCATCGACACCCTGAAGTTTTCCCCGGCGCTGCGCCACGGCTACGTGCCGCGGCCGATGGCCGAGCTGGACCAGGAACTGTCCACGCTATGCCGGCAGGTCTGCGCCGGGGTGCAGGACGGCGGCCTCGATACCCCCGACCTGGTGCCCTGA
- a CDS encoding response regulator, whose translation MRILLVEDEVELARWVARALEQGGFVIEHVADGLQAEARLQAEEYDAVLLDLRLPGKDGLAVLKSMRARDDRTPVLILTAQDTLDERVRGLNLGADDYLPKPFAIAELEARLLALIRRSRGRAHPRLQCGTLVFDGETRSFTLGGAPLALTPRESTLLGALLARSGQPLTKAQLLDKVFSLDADVSPDAIEVLVYRLRKKLAGHGVTIVTLRGFGYLLEPEAKG comes from the coding sequence ATGCGCATCCTGCTGGTGGAGGATGAAGTCGAACTGGCACGCTGGGTGGCCCGCGCGCTGGAGCAGGGCGGCTTTGTGATCGAGCACGTCGCCGACGGCCTGCAGGCCGAGGCACGCTTGCAGGCCGAGGAATACGACGCCGTGCTGCTCGACCTGCGCCTGCCCGGCAAGGACGGGCTGGCCGTGCTCAAGTCGATGCGCGCGCGCGACGACCGCACCCCGGTGCTGATCCTGACCGCGCAGGACACGCTGGACGAGCGCGTGCGCGGCCTGAACCTGGGCGCCGACGACTACCTGCCCAAGCCCTTTGCCATCGCCGAGCTGGAAGCCCGGCTGCTGGCGCTGATCCGCCGCAGCCGCGGGCGCGCGCATCCGCGCCTGCAGTGCGGCACGCTGGTATTCGACGGCGAGACCCGCAGCTTCACGCTGGGCGGCGCGCCGCTGGCGCTGACGCCGCGCGAATCGACCCTGCTGGGCGCACTGCTGGCCCGCAGCGGCCAGCCGCTGACCAAGGCGCAGCTGCTCGACAAGGTGTTCTCGCTCGACGCCGACGTCTCGCCCGATGCGATCGAGGTGCTGGTCTACCGGCTGCGCAAGAAGCTGGCCGGGCACGGGGTCACCATCGTCACGCTGCGCGGCTTCGGCTACCTGCTGGAGCCGGAGGCGAAGGGCTGA
- a CDS encoding efflux RND transporter periplasmic adaptor subunit, translating to MRKSQRIRCVAAYALAALSAVALVACGDKKAEGGAPPPPEVGVVTVTPSPVAVVNELPGRLEGVRTAEVRARVEGIVLSRNYTEGGEVKAGQVMFRIDPAPYQAELASAQAALQRAEANAVSARLKADRYKPLVAVNAVSKQEYDDAVAAAGQANADVASAKAAVRTAQINLGYTTVTAPISGRAGRALVTEGALVGKGEATKLALVEQVDPMWVTFTQPASEVTRLRRAIESGAVKGMNGGAKVHLFVEDGREYAQTGKLLFSDMTVDPTTGAITLRAQFPNPNRELLSGTFVRVKIEQGVDENALTVPQRALIRGAQGATVMVVGADGNVAAVPVKAPQAIGDRWIVTEGLKGGEKVIVEGLQKVKVGAPAKAVPFVQAGASAPAATPAAASAAPASAPKAEAKQEASAEGKQG from the coding sequence ATGAGGAAGTCCCAACGTATCCGTTGCGTTGCTGCCTATGCACTAGCGGCGCTGTCAGCCGTGGCGCTTGTTGCCTGCGGCGACAAGAAGGCCGAAGGCGGCGCCCCGCCGCCGCCCGAAGTGGGCGTGGTCACCGTGACGCCGTCGCCGGTCGCCGTCGTCAATGAACTGCCGGGCCGCCTCGAAGGCGTGCGCACGGCCGAAGTGCGCGCGCGCGTCGAAGGCATCGTGCTGTCGCGCAACTACACCGAAGGCGGCGAAGTGAAGGCCGGCCAGGTCATGTTCCGCATCGATCCCGCCCCCTACCAGGCCGAGCTGGCCTCGGCCCAGGCCGCGCTGCAGCGTGCCGAGGCCAACGCCGTGTCGGCGCGGCTGAAGGCCGACCGCTACAAGCCGCTGGTGGCCGTCAATGCGGTCAGCAAGCAGGAGTACGACGACGCCGTCGCCGCCGCCGGCCAGGCCAATGCCGACGTGGCCTCGGCCAAGGCCGCGGTGCGCACCGCCCAGATCAACCTGGGCTACACCACCGTGACCGCACCGATCAGCGGCCGCGCCGGCCGCGCGCTGGTGACCGAGGGCGCGCTGGTGGGCAAGGGCGAGGCCACCAAGCTGGCGCTGGTGGAACAGGTCGACCCGATGTGGGTCACCTTTACCCAGCCCGCCTCCGAGGTCACGCGCCTGCGCCGCGCGATCGAGTCCGGCGCGGTCAAGGGCATGAACGGCGGCGCCAAGGTGCACCTGTTCGTCGAGGACGGGCGCGAGTATGCGCAGACCGGCAAGCTGCTGTTCTCCGACATGACGGTCGACCCGACCACCGGCGCGATCACGCTGCGCGCGCAGTTCCCCAACCCGAACCGCGAGCTGCTGTCGGGCACCTTCGTGCGCGTGAAGATCGAGCAGGGCGTCGACGAGAACGCCCTGACCGTGCCGCAGCGCGCGCTGATCCGCGGCGCCCAGGGCGCCACCGTGATGGTGGTCGGCGCCGACGGCAACGTCGCGGCGGTGCCGGTCAAGGCGCCGCAGGCGATCGGCGACCGCTGGATCGTCACCGAAGGCCTGAAGGGCGGCGAGAAGGTGATCGTCGAGGGCCTGCAGAAGGTCAAGGTGGGCGCGCCGGCCAAGGCCGTGCCGTTCGTGCAGGCCGGCGCCTCGGCACCGGCCGCGACCCCGGCCGCGGCTTCCGCCGCTCCCGCCTCGGCGCCCAAGGCCGAAGCGAAGCAGGAAGCCAGCGCCGAGGGCAAGCAAGGCTGA
- a CDS encoding dihydrolipoyl dehydrogenase family protein translates to MSKRQTTVSTPQQASAPRRAREVSAAPPVQQVPRARRGRARRQDKLREADLVVIGGGSAGVACARRAAAHGARVILVERDAIGGTCVNRGCVPKKMLSYGASWSAILSGCLSHTGGHEDWRDAIVRVNAEVARLNVGYTQRLTESGVEVLQGEARVTGAEEVCIGDETIHAHRILIATGARPRTLDVPGGDLAASSDDVFTWQSLPASVAVIGGGYIGVEQASILSRYGVKVDLIVAGDRLLPHFDHDIGAALADALTARGVRLHLNARVHLLSQANGAVEVCYQPTNDPGRAGQTESVRAQAALAAIGRISNVQGLGLEALGVAFGERGGIRVDRQFRSNVRSIYALGDAIDGLHLTPVATAQGRWLADRLFGRRGERADFDFVPTAVFCEPAIGAVGLTEAQAIEAAGKPERIRTVIKRFVSLEHRFAGTPHQSVFKLVLNARSGRVLGAHLMDNAAPEIVQTLAVALRLGVRESHLQTTVQVHPTVAEELFG, encoded by the coding sequence ATGAGCAAGCGCCAGACAACCGTATCCACCCCGCAGCAGGCCAGCGCGCCGCGGCGCGCGCGCGAGGTCAGCGCGGCGCCACCGGTGCAGCAGGTGCCGCGCGCGCGCCGCGGCCGCGCCCGGCGCCAGGACAAGCTGCGCGAGGCCGACCTGGTGGTGATCGGCGGCGGCTCGGCCGGCGTGGCCTGCGCACGGCGCGCGGCGGCGCACGGCGCGCGCGTGATCCTGGTCGAGCGCGACGCCATCGGCGGCACCTGCGTCAACCGCGGCTGCGTGCCCAAGAAGATGCTGTCGTACGGCGCCTCGTGGTCGGCCATCCTGTCGGGGTGCCTGTCGCATACCGGCGGGCACGAGGACTGGCGCGATGCCATCGTGCGCGTCAACGCCGAGGTCGCGCGGCTGAACGTGGGCTACACCCAGCGCCTGACCGAGTCCGGCGTCGAAGTGCTGCAGGGCGAGGCGCGGGTCACCGGCGCCGAGGAAGTCTGCATCGGCGACGAGACCATCCATGCGCACCGCATCCTGATCGCCACCGGCGCGCGCCCGCGCACGCTCGACGTGCCCGGCGGCGACCTGGCCGCCAGCTCCGACGACGTCTTCACCTGGCAGAGCCTGCCCGCGTCGGTCGCCGTCATCGGCGGCGGCTATATCGGCGTGGAGCAGGCCTCGATCCTGTCGCGCTATGGCGTCAAGGTCGACCTGATCGTCGCCGGCGACCGGCTGCTGCCGCATTTCGACCACGACATCGGCGCCGCGCTGGCCGACGCGCTGACCGCGCGCGGCGTGCGGCTGCACCTGAACGCGCGCGTGCACCTGCTGAGCCAGGCCAACGGCGCGGTCGAAGTCTGCTACCAGCCTACCAACGACCCGGGCCGCGCCGGCCAGACCGAGTCCGTGCGCGCGCAGGCGGCGCTGGCGGCGATCGGGCGCATCTCCAATGTGCAGGGCCTGGGTCTGGAAGCGCTGGGCGTGGCCTTCGGCGAGCGCGGCGGCATCCGCGTCGACCGCCAGTTCCGCAGCAACGTGCGCAGCATCTATGCGCTGGGCGATGCTATCGACGGCCTGCACCTGACCCCGGTGGCGACCGCGCAGGGCCGCTGGCTGGCCGACCGCCTGTTCGGGCGGCGCGGCGAACGCGCGGATTTCGATTTCGTCCCCACCGCGGTGTTCTGCGAGCCCGCCATCGGCGCGGTGGGGCTGACCGAGGCCCAGGCCATCGAGGCGGCCGGCAAGCCCGAGCGCATCCGTACCGTGATCAAGCGCTTTGTCTCGCTGGAGCATCGCTTTGCCGGCACGCCGCACCAGTCGGTGTTCAAGCTGGTGCTCAACGCGCGCAGCGGGCGCGTGCTGGGCGCGCACCTGATGGACAACGCCGCGCCGGAGATCGTGCAGACGCTGGCGGTGGCGTTGAGGCTGGGGGTGCGCGAGTCGCACTTGCAGACGACGGTGCAGGTGCATCCCACGGTGGCGGAAGAATTGTTCGGGTAG